CACCGCGCCGAGCAACGAGAACGCCTCGCTGCCGTTGGCCTCCGCGACCCAGAGTGACTCGTAGCCGAGACGCTCCGCGAGTCGCGCGGTCGCGATCGTCGTCGGCGCGCCGAGCGTCTGGATGGGCGCGACCGTCGCGCCGTAAGGAGTGGTCATGGTCGCCCTTCCGCGATCTTCCGGAGCCGCCGCAGGTTGCCGCGCCACACGCGCTTGAACACGGGCTTCGCGATCTGTTCGCCGACGGGGCCGCCCATCCACCACGGGAAGCGCAACCGCTCGGTCCAGATGAAGCGCGTGCGGCCGCGCCGCTTCGACCGCAGTGCGAACCGACCCGTGCCGCTGACCACGCCGCGGTGCTCGATCGCGACCGCGTGACCGGCATCCCATTCGGTGACCGTCATGCGGTCGCGCAAGCGGAAGGGCCCGATGCGTGTGAAGCAGTCGAACTCCGTGCCGACACCCCGATGCGCGCGTGAGACGAACTCGATGCGCTCGGCGTCGCCCATCCAGTCGACGTGGTCCTCGATCGACTCGACGACGTCCCACACCTGCGCGCGCGAAGCGTCGATCGTCGTCGCGATTCGAATGCGTGCGGTCACGGCGCGCGCTGCTCGCGAAGCGCGGTCGCGGCGTGCTCGGGCGGCACGATGTTCACGAACATTCCACTGCCGCGCTCGAAGCCCGCGACCACCGTGAGGCGGGGCGTGATCCGCACGTACCAGTGGTAGCCGGGACGGGCCGCGGCCGGCGCGGTGTGCACGACGAGGTTGTACGCGGGGTCGCCGAGCAGTGCCGACAGGCGCGCCAGCACCTCGTGCGTGGTGCGCGCGACGACTTCGATCTCCGGGTCGGTCGCCTGGTCGAAGCGGGCGCGGGTCGAGCGGTGCGCGACGAGCACCTCGAACGGCTCGCTCGCCGCGGGATTGCACCACGCGGGCGCAGGCCCGTCGATCACCGCGTAATCGGTGCCGCGCGCGTTGCTGAGCGCGTCGGCCACGAGGTCGCGGCCCGCGCGCTCGAAGCGACCGACGTCGTCCGCGACACCGGGTGGCACGAAGTCGAGCACCACGAGCTGCGCGTGCGGGTGCTCGATCGACGCGCCCGCGGCGCGGCCGTGGTTCACGAACGGCACCGCGTGCGCGAGGCCGGCGTCGAGATGGAACGCGCTGCGATCTCGCAGCGTGCGGAAGACCTCGGTCGCGGCGTCGACCGACAGCGCGCCGAGCGACCGATCGTGCGCGGGGGAGAGGACGACGACCTCGTGCGCGCCCGCGACTGCGCCGCCGACGATCGGGAACTTGTTCGGCACCACGCGCAGGCTCCAACCCGGCGTCTCGGGCTCACCGTCGCCGCGGCGCGCGACCTCGGGAGGCGTCTCGGACTCGTGGCCGGGACAGAACGGGCAGTCGGGCGCGAGCGCGGGGAGCGGCTCGTGCTCGCGACGGAACGTGTCCGGCCGCGCCGCCCGCTCCGCTGCGACGATCACGAGCCGATCGGTCAGCGCGTCGTGACGCATCTCCGGCATTGGCGCCCGACGCTACCGGGTCTGCACCGGCCTTCGGATCCGATCGCGCACCATGATCGCGAGCTCGTAGCCCGCGATCGGAGCCGCGATCCACCAGCGCGTGTCGACATCGCCGAGCGTCACGAAGACCCGGTCCGCGTCGTTGGGGAACTGGCGCAGCCAGTAGCGACGTGCTCGGGCCGCGTGGAGCGGCTGTGAGACGAGGTGCACGGCCGCGCAGTCGCGCACGAGCGTCTCGGCCTCGCGCACGTTCTCCCACGTCGTCGTCGAACGGCGTTCGGCGACCAGCGCGTCGGTGTCGACGCCGAGCTCGCGCGCGAGCCGCACCATCACGTCGGCCTCGACGATCGAGTTCTTGCGCGCACCGCCGCACATCACCAGCCGGTCGGCGTC
This Acidimicrobiia bacterium DNA region includes the following protein-coding sequences:
- a CDS encoding SRPBCC family protein, with product MTARIRIATTIDASRAQVWDVVESIEDHVDWMGDAERIEFVSRAHRGVGTEFDCFTRIGPFRLRDRMTVTEWDAGHAVAIEHRGVVSGTGRFALRSKRRGRTRFIWTERLRFPWWMGGPVGEQIAKPVFKRVWRGNLRRLRKIAEGRP
- a CDS encoding YdcF family protein yields the protein MAERPGRPSAVVVLGHPARRDGRPHRVQRARVAAAVDVFRAVDADRLVMCGGARKNSIVEADVMVRLARELGVDTDALVAERRSTTTWENVREAETLVRDCAAVHLVSQPLHAARARRYWLRQFPNDADRVFVTLGDVDTRWWIAAPIAGYELAIMVRDRIRRPVQTR